In Devosia litorisediminis, one genomic interval encodes:
- a CDS encoding Gfo/Idh/MocA family protein, with protein MTEIGIGIVGGGYMGKAHAVAMAAVGAVFDTALRPRLEMVCAASPASAERYRQAYGFARATADWRALVDDRRVEAIVIASPQETHCDIAEAAFALGKPVLCEKPMGASLAESASMTAAAAASGAINMVGFNYIRTPASQFARRLIAEGRIGTVTWFRGEHTEDFYADPQAPASWRTEGQANGTMGDLAPHMINAALALIGPIDGLIAEVETVHQSRPGPKGPVSVSNDDQAQMMCRFTNGAMGHMFFSRIASGRKMGYAYEVVGTKGSIRFDQEDQNALWLYDSADREAERGFRKILIGPSHPDYLAFCQGPGHGTGYQDQIIIEARDFLKAIETGKPVWPTFADGLAVNQIVSAAHVSSADKKWVSIPAD; from the coding sequence ATGACCGAAATTGGAATCGGCATTGTTGGTGGCGGCTATATGGGCAAGGCGCATGCCGTTGCCATGGCTGCAGTCGGCGCGGTGTTTGACACCGCCTTGCGGCCGCGGCTGGAGATGGTCTGTGCTGCCAGTCCGGCCAGCGCCGAGCGGTATCGTCAGGCCTATGGATTTGCGCGAGCCACGGCTGACTGGCGCGCGCTGGTGGACGATCGGCGTGTCGAGGCCATTGTGATTGCTTCGCCGCAGGAGACTCATTGCGACATCGCCGAGGCGGCGTTCGCGCTTGGCAAGCCGGTGTTGTGCGAAAAGCCGATGGGCGCCAGCCTGGCCGAGAGCGCGTCAATGACCGCGGCCGCTGCGGCCAGCGGCGCGATCAACATGGTGGGATTCAACTATATCCGCACGCCAGCCTCGCAATTTGCCAGACGGCTGATCGCCGAAGGTCGCATCGGCACGGTCACCTGGTTCCGGGGCGAACATACCGAAGATTTTTATGCGGATCCGCAGGCGCCTGCGTCATGGCGCACGGAAGGCCAGGCCAATGGCACAATGGGCGATCTGGCGCCGCATATGATCAATGCAGCATTGGCGCTGATTGGTCCGATTGATGGCCTGATTGCAGAAGTGGAAACAGTGCATCAGAGCCGGCCTGGTCCCAAGGGGCCGGTGTCAGTGAGCAATGATGATCAGGCACAGATGATGTGTCGCTTCACCAATGGTGCCATGGGTCACATGTTCTTCAGCCGTATCGCGAGCGGTCGGAAGATGGGCTACGCCTATGAAGTGGTCGGGACCAAGGGGTCTATCCGGTTTGATCAGGAGGACCAGAACGCGCTCTGGCTCTATGACAGCGCCGACCGGGAGGCCGAACGGGGGTTCCGCAAGATCCTGATCGGGCCAAGCCATCCGGACTATCTGGCGTTTTGTCAGGGGCCGGGACACGGCACGGGCTATCAGGACCAGATCATCATCGAGGCGCGCGACTTTCTCAAGGCGATCGAAACCGGCAAGCCGGTCTGGCCGACCTTTGCGGACGGGCTCGCCGTCAACCAAATCGTTTCGGCGGCGCATGTGTCGAGCGCGGACAAAAAATGGGTTTCCATACCGGCGGACTGA
- a CDS encoding sugar phosphate isomerase/epimerase family protein yields MTIKIANAPCSWGIEFADGAGNPPWRKVLQECAEAGYKGIELGPVGYMPEDPAALGAALDEFGLELVGGVVFRPFHDPAAWDEVQDAAVRTCKALSAHGAQHLVLIDSISPQRAPTAGRAGEAEQMDRAEWVAYRDKFATIARMGTEEYGLTVGIHAHAAGFMDFEPELERLLEEVDESILKICFDTGHHSYAGFDPVAFLKRHIGRVSYMHFKDIDPVVKRDVIANRTGFYDACGQGIFCNLGQGDVDFPAVRDILLQNNFDGWCTVEQDCDPLGDTLPIKDAQANRQYLESIGFN; encoded by the coding sequence ATGACTATCAAAATCGCCAATGCGCCCTGTTCCTGGGGCATTGAATTTGCCGATGGTGCGGGCAATCCGCCCTGGCGCAAGGTGCTGCAGGAATGCGCGGAAGCAGGCTATAAGGGCATTGAGTTGGGACCGGTCGGCTATATGCCCGAAGATCCTGCAGCGCTGGGCGCGGCGCTTGATGAATTCGGTCTGGAACTGGTGGGTGGCGTGGTCTTCCGACCCTTCCACGACCCGGCTGCATGGGATGAAGTGCAAGATGCAGCCGTTCGGACCTGCAAGGCGCTTTCGGCGCATGGGGCGCAGCATCTGGTGCTGATCGACTCGATCTCGCCGCAGCGTGCGCCCACCGCAGGTCGCGCTGGTGAGGCTGAGCAAATGGATCGGGCTGAATGGGTTGCCTACCGCGACAAGTTCGCAACCATTGCGCGCATGGGGACGGAGGAATACGGGCTCACGGTTGGTATCCACGCCCATGCGGCGGGCTTTATGGATTTTGAACCAGAGCTTGAGCGTCTGCTCGAAGAAGTCGACGAGAGCATTCTCAAGATCTGCTTTGATACCGGGCACCATTCCTATGCCGGGTTTGACCCGGTGGCCTTTCTCAAGCGCCATATCGGACGGGTGTCCTATATGCATTTCAAGGATATCGACCCGGTGGTGAAGCGCGATGTCATCGCCAATCGCACGGGCTTTTACGATGCCTGCGGGCAAGGGATATTCTGCAATCTGGGGCAGGGGGACGTGGATTTTCCGGCCGTGCGTGACATCCTGTTGCAGAACAATTTTGATGGCTGGTGCACGGTGGAGCAGGATTGCGATCCGCTCGGTGACACGCTGCCGATCAAGGACGCTCAAGCCAATCGCCAATATCTGGAATCCATCGGATTCAACTAG
- the iolD gene encoding 3D-(3,5/4)-trihydroxycyclohexane-1,2-dione acylhydrolase (decyclizing) — protein MSSADQTIRLTTAQAIIRYLASQYIVIDGHEQRVCGGGFAIFGHGNVTCLGEALYDHRAELPVYRGQNEQSMGFAAAAYTKQHLRQRFMFCTASAGPGTTNLLTAAALAHANRLPMLLLCGDTFITRLPDPVLQQMEHFNNPTLGVNDAFKSVSRYWDRITHPAQIIQSLPSALATMLDPADSGPAFIGLPQDVQGWAYDYPASLFEKKIHRIRRQGPDGEEMADAVAMLRTAKRPMIIAGGGVQYARAVSELTALAERHAIPVVQTIAGRANMLETHPLNIGPIGVTGSDSANAVARKADVIVAIGTRLQDFTTGSWTAFDKDARIIALNAARHDAGKHQSLPVVADAKLALAELDNSLEEYNAPTDWVAFAKGERTKWNAYVADNVRIGNRPASYAQAIGVVNAHCGTRDRIVVAAGGLPAEVTANWRTLDIGTVDVEFGFSCMGYEIAGGWGARIAQMEREPEADTIVFVGDGSYLLMNSDIYSSVLSEKKLIILMLDNGGFAVINKLQNNTGNTSFNNLIADNPTVTNPVTVDFEAHARAMGAVAETVANPADLTAAFARAKASKTTYVICMKVDAYDGWTTQGHAWWEVGTPHITDNDSVRAAHLEQEAGRQRQRKGT, from the coding sequence ATGAGTTCCGCAGACCAGACCATTCGACTGACCACCGCACAGGCCATCATTCGCTACCTGGCCAGTCAGTACATCGTCATTGACGGTCACGAGCAGCGTGTCTGTGGCGGCGGCTTTGCCATTTTCGGGCACGGCAATGTCACCTGTCTGGGCGAGGCGCTGTACGACCACCGCGCGGAGCTGCCGGTCTATCGCGGCCAGAACGAACAGAGCATGGGCTTTGCGGCTGCCGCCTATACCAAGCAGCATCTGCGCCAGCGTTTCATGTTCTGCACCGCCTCGGCGGGTCCCGGCACCACCAATCTGCTGACCGCCGCCGCTCTGGCCCACGCCAACCGTCTGCCCATGTTGCTGCTGTGCGGTGACACCTTCATCACCCGCCTGCCCGATCCGGTGTTGCAGCAGATGGAGCATTTCAACAATCCCACTCTGGGGGTCAACGACGCCTTCAAATCAGTGTCCCGCTATTGGGACCGGATTACCCACCCCGCGCAGATCATCCAGTCGCTGCCATCGGCCTTGGCCACCATGCTCGACCCCGCCGATAGCGGGCCGGCGTTTATCGGATTGCCGCAGGACGTTCAGGGCTGGGCTTATGACTATCCGGCCAGCCTGTTCGAAAAGAAGATCCATCGCATTCGCCGTCAGGGTCCCGATGGTGAGGAAATGGCGGACGCGGTGGCAATGCTCAGAACCGCCAAGCGCCCGATGATTATTGCTGGCGGTGGCGTGCAATATGCCCGTGCAGTGTCAGAACTCACCGCCCTGGCGGAGCGCCATGCCATCCCGGTGGTGCAGACCATTGCTGGCCGGGCCAATATGCTCGAAACCCACCCGCTCAATATTGGACCAATCGGCGTCACCGGCTCCGACAGCGCCAATGCTGTGGCCCGCAAGGCCGACGTTATCGTCGCTATCGGCACACGGCTGCAGGATTTCACCACCGGGTCGTGGACCGCCTTTGACAAGGACGCCCGCATCATCGCGCTCAATGCCGCCCGCCATGATGCCGGCAAGCACCAATCCCTGCCCGTTGTAGCCGATGCCAAGCTTGCATTGGCTGAGCTCGACAACAGCCTGGAAGAGTACAACGCGCCCACTGACTGGGTGGCCTTCGCCAAGGGCGAGCGCACCAAATGGAATGCCTACGTCGCCGACAATGTACGCATTGGTAACCGGCCGGCTTCCTATGCACAGGCTATCGGCGTGGTGAACGCCCATTGCGGCACCCGTGATCGCATCGTTGTTGCCGCTGGCGGCCTGCCCGCAGAAGTCACCGCCAATTGGCGTACCCTTGATATCGGCACTGTAGATGTCGAGTTCGGATTTTCCTGCATGGGCTACGAAATTGCTGGGGGCTGGGGCGCCCGCATCGCGCAAATGGAACGCGAGCCCGAGGCTGACACCATCGTGTTTGTTGGCGACGGCTCCTATCTGCTGATGAACTCGGACATCTATTCATCGGTATTGAGCGAGAAAAAGCTGATCATCCTGATGCTCGACAATGGCGGTTTCGCCGTCATCAACAAGCTGCAGAACAATACCGGCAACACCTCGTTCAACAATCTGATCGCGGATAACCCGACCGTCACTAATCCCGTCACGGTCGATTTTGAAGCCCATGCGCGCGCCATGGGCGCCGTTGCCGAGACAGTCGCCAACCCTGCCGATCTGACAGCAGCCTTTGCCCGCGCCAAGGCCAGCAAGACGACCTATGTGATCTGCATGAAGGTCGATGCCTATGACGGCTGGACCACACAGGGCCACGCCTGGTGGGAAGTGGGCACGCCACACATCACCGACAATGACAGCGTGCGTGCCGCCCACCTCGAACAGGAAGCTGGCCGGCAACGCCAGCGCAAGGGGACTTGA